Genomic segment of Dactylococcopsis salina PCC 8305:
TCCCAGCGCTGATAATCTTCAAGGAGTTCGAGAGCGTGTTCTATCACTTCACTGGGGGATTGTCCTTGATACTCTACAATTTTATGAAGACGTTCTTCCGCTTTGGCAGTTAGAGAAATTTCCATGTTCCTATTACTCTGTAAGTTACAGTTGATAGCGGGCGAGCGCAGGTGCATCTCCTAAATTTGACTCCAATTCTATCTTAATAAGCGTGAATGTGAAGCTCGAAATCGGGGACGCGATGCCTTTGGCTCGGTCTCCGACCTACGCGCCTTCTAGAGCAGTATTTCATCAATCATCAAATTTCAGAAACAAATTCGCTGACAGTTAGCCCTGAAGTACGAATCAAACTACGTAGTGTTCCTTTTGCTACTTCTCTGTGATCAGGAACGGAAAGTGTGGCTAATTCTCCTTCCTTTACTAAAATGATGTGACTTCCGCTTTGGCGTACTACTTCCCACCCAAAAGACTGAAACACTCGAACCACCTCACGCCCACTAAGTACGGGAAGAGCAGATGCCACTTAAGCAATTACCTCCACTTGCTGAGTCTCTATGGTTAGGGGGAAGCCACGTTCAGCACGAACTTGTAAACAAGCAGCGATCGCGTCTTGAATATTCTCTAGGGCTTCTTCTTTAGTGTTACCCTGACTAACACAGCCTGGAATGCTTGGACATTCCACAATCCAGATTCCATCTTCATCTCGATCAAGGGTGACGTTAAATTTCATATTTCTTCGGTAAGTAAGTTTGTGACCGCTTTAAGACTATAGTTTTTGTACTTCTTAATCATTTTAGCTAATTGTGATTCAAGAGCGCGTAGGTCGAAGACCGAGCCGAAGGCATCGCGTTCTCATCAGCCGAAGAATTGAATGAAACAGCGATCAGGCTAAAAGGCTTTTGGCAATCCAGCTTGCTTGAGTACCCCATTGGCTGTGTGACGAGATTTAATTGATTGGTCAACCACAAAATGACATTTAGTAATTGGACTATACCAGATTTCATGGTCTCCTTTGCCACTGCGTTCAAAGTAGCAACCCGCCTCTTTTAACCTCTTCTTTAATTCAGGAGTAAAAGACTTTGGCATTTATGTCGCGAGTTGAATGGTTTCTTGTCGGTGGCTCGTTATTTCAATTTCAATTTCCCTGGCTGAGGTATCTTCTATAATACGGTTCAACTGCAATAATTCAGGAACTAGGGTTCTTAGCTTTTGTGTTAATGCTTCTAATGTTTCAGCTTCTGTTGCTAAACCCGGAACACTTTCACTCTCTGCTACCCAGACTTGAGCTTTTTTGTCCCAAAACGCACTAACTTCGTATTTTAATTGGCTCATATTTTTCGCTCATTAGACTACCTTTTAAGATATCAAATCTAAAGATCGCGCTCTTATCGGTCAGAGAATTGAACTAAACAGCGATGCCTTTGGCTCGGTCTCCGACCTACGCACATTTTGCTGAGTCTATTGCATTATCACGTTATTTTGATGCGATCGCATTTTTTCAGAAGTTAGAGGTGCGATCACGCAGCACCACGTTTGATGATCGTCATTAAAGATCATCTGGGGTTAATCCCGTTAATTTGGCAATTCTGGCTAACATTTTCGGACCAATTTCTTCTCCATCATGAAAAGCAAAAACTACATCATTCCAACCCGATCTTTCTAAGATTTTATGAGAACCTGTTTGGCGTTTGAGTTTCCAACCTATTTTTTTCAGTGCTTTTAAGACTCGTTTTGCTTTAGTAGATGACCATTTACTCATATAGTAACAAATGATAGACTGAGATTATTTTCTACAAGTTCACTCTCTTCAAGTTGATCGGCTAAAACACGTAAAGCTAGGGCTTGAACCTTTAAAATAGCCTCTTCTTGACTATTTCCATAAACTAAAACACCTGGAAGTTCGACAATTTCAGCAATGTAGCGTCCATCTTCTTCTTGTTCTATTTCAATTTTATAGTTCATTACGGTTAGTCCTTATTATTTAGTCATTAATATTCCTAAAATAACTGAACTTTAAAGCCAATGACAAGGCGACCGTTTTTGGTAAGGGGTGAAGGTGTGTTCTCTTTTTGTAGGGTTGGAAAGGGGATCATCTGCCAAGAAGCGAATCATCTGAAACTACTGAGAGCGATCGCGCCTCCTCCCCACCCGATCGCGCTCTTATCAGTCAGAGAATTGAACCAAACCGCGATGCCTTTGGCTCGGTCTCCGACCTACGCGCCTCCCCCTACCCGATCGCGCTCTTATCAGCCAGAGAATTGAACCAAACCGCGATCGCACTCTTGCTCAAGACTAAGTGTTTTCTTCTTTGGAGTCCATCTCTTTGAACTCCAGCCAGAAGAGTAAAGTATCTTCAACCAGCGACAATTGTTTTGAGTCTAATTCCCCTAATTTCCTAATTAGCTTAGCATGAGGAATGGTAATAAGATTTTGGACATCGAAAGCTCCAAGTTTCAAAAACCTGACCTTGACAGTTACCTCAAAGCGAGAATTTCTGGGACTCGTTGTGTGAGGAACTAAAGTCGCTAAAGCGCGATCTTCCATTAGGGCTGGAATACTAATTACTAAACAAGGTCTAACTTTTGCGACATAGCCCAAATCTACCAACCATACCTCACCACGTGCAGGGCTACTCATAATCAGATTCTTGTTGGTCTAGACTTAAAAAGATTTCCTCAGCACTTAAGACTAAATCTTGATCTTCTAAGGGAGGAAAGTCTGAGTGAACAATCCGCTTTAATATCTCTAGCGCAACTTTCTGTTGTTCTTTATTAGGTAACTGATCAAAGTTTTGAAGAATGTATTGGGCTAAAGCAGTCATAGATTCCCAGCTAGCTTTTAGATCAACAATAGCATATTTGTAGCGCGATCGCGCCCTCATCACTCAGAGAATTAATCCTAGCAGCGATCGCGCCTTCCCCTACTCGATCGCGCTCTCATCAGCCAGAGAATTGAACCAAACCGCGATCGCGCCTCCTCCCCACTGATCGCGCTCTCATAAGAACAGAATTGAGTTAAACAGTGATTAGGTTACGCCTCTGCTTTGAAACACCTTATTGAGTTTGAGATAACGGTGTTAGGCAGTTGGCCGCTTCGATCACTTGCGGCTTTTCCAATAACCAGGCTCACGACTACAATGCATGACCGCCAAAATCAAAATGTAGTCTTGCTCAATTGTGTAGAGAACACCATAAGGAAACTTACGCGCCATACACCGCCTAACATCTTCATCAATGGCAACGTAACGGGTTGGAGAATCCCTGATCCGATAAACTGTATCCTCGATCGCGTTTATGAACGATTGAGCGACCTCAATTTTCTGCTCTGTGTAGTATTGAACTGCTTCAGCGTACTCACTCAGTGCTTCAGGATGAAATACGCACCTCATGGCTCAATCAGTCGTCTGACCTGAGCTAGAGCATCTTCACCTGGAATCGGTTGAACAGAACCATCTCGCACTTCATCTTGTCGTCGCTTGGCTTCAGTTACCCAAACTGCCTGAATTACTGAGTCGGTATCGAACTCTAAGCTTTCTACTAACTTATCCGCTAAGAGGGCCCTTGACTCACTAGGCAGAGATAATATTTCCTCAGTCAGTTGCTCAATTGACCGCATAATACTAACCCCTCGCAAAAAGCTACATTTTAGACAATTGTATCAAAATTTAACGTGAAACGAAGTTTAGGAAGTAGCCGTCTATTAACTTTTAGCTCAACAATAGCATAGTTGTAGCGCGATCGCGCTTTCCCCTACCCGATCGCGTTCTCATTACTCAGAGAATTGAATAAAACAGCGATCGCGCCTTCCCCTACCCGATCGCGCTCTCATCAGCCAGAGAATTTAATCCTAAAGCGCGATCGCGCCTCCCCCACCCGATCGCGCTCTCATCAGTCAGAGAATTGAATGAAACAGCGATCGCGCCTTCCCCTACCCGATCGCGTTCTCATCAGCCAGAGAATTGATTTAAGCAGCGATTCTCCTCCGAAGACGCTACGTGATCGCGCTCGTAAATTCGCTTTAAGCGCACTATCTAAGACCGATAAACTTCTCGCCGATGACCAATTTTGATAACTAATATAGGGCTTACTGAATAAAACTGAAACCTTTACCCAATGAGGCTTTAAGGCTCTTAACCCCTCAAAAAAGTGCAAGGAAATTGAACGCTCAATAGTGAAAACCCTGCATCAAAACTTTGAAATCTTACCTCTTACCTCTTACCTCTTGCCTAAGGCAACTTGCCTCTTGCCGATTGGTGTTGGGTTTCGTAAACTTCACTAGGGCCTACTTGCCTCTTGCCTCTTGCCTCTTGCCTCTTGCCTTACTTAACCAACCAATGGACTTTTTCAGCAACCCCTAATATAACAAGTTCTCGATCGCGAATTTCGTACAAAACCCGATACATTCCGACTCGAATACGGTAAGCATCTTCCCCTCTACCTTGAAGTTTCTCAACACCCGAAGGACGAGGTTCTTGGGCTAGAGTATCAATTTTGTCGCTAATTCGTTTCTGATCCTGTCGAGAAAGCCGTTTCAAGTTTTTCTCAGCCCGACGGGAGAACTCAATTTGATAGCTCATCTCCCTAAGTTGGCTTTAACCGTTTCCCAAGGAATTGTACCTTCTTCCTGAATCTCTTGTTTTACCGCTTCCATGTCCGCAACATCTTGCTCGTCTTCCCAGCGCTGATAATCTTCAAGGAGTAATAGAGCGTGTTCTATCACTTCGCTGGGGGATTGCCCTTGATGCTCTACAATTTTATGAAGACGTTCTTCCGCTTTGGCAGTTAGAGAAATTTCCATGTTCCTATTACTCTGTAAGTTACAGTTGATAGCAGGCGATCGCGCAGCGCGTCTTTTCAATTTGACTCTAATTCTATCTTAATAGGTGTGAAGGGGAAGCTCGAAACCGAGAGCGCGATCGCGCCCTCATCACTCAGAGAATTGAACCAAACCGCGATCGCGCCTCCCCCCCACCCGATTGCGCCCTGATCACTCAGAGAATTGAACCGAACAGCGATCGCGCCTCCTCCCCACCCGATCGCGCCCTCATCACTCAGAAAATTGATTTAAGCAGCGATCGCGCCTCCTCCCCACCCGATCGCGCCCTGATCACTCAGAGAATTGAACTAAGCAGCGATCGCGCTTTCCCTTACTCGATCACGTTCTCGTCAGCCAGAGAATTGAACCAAACAGCGATCGCACCTTTTTTGATCAGTCTTCACCTACAGTTATATTATCAGGAATTTGGTGTTTGTATATACATAAAAAATTTTCTGCGTGCATAGTACCTAATGATTGAATTTCTTTTGGAAATACACTCAGTGGGACAACCTCTCCTCGAATACCTAACTTTTTAGCACCCATCGCAGCACCCGCATGTAAATAAACGCAAGAGGGTTTTAGCCCCAACCAAGCACCTAACCGTCGGGCAACATCATATGCAGTGGTTCGCCCTAATCCATTAATACAACCAACGACAGACTTTATCCAGTCATATAGCGTTTGAAAATCGTTAAGTTCTTTCGGCTGCAACTTGTTTACCAATGTTTTTTCTAAGCCGTTAGCTGAGTTATGAGCAACACGACATTGATGACCGTGCATTTTCCCATTTGCAAACCTAGATTTCCAAGCTCTTTCAATAGCTTGTTCCCAATTTAAATCTTTATCACCCCACCATTGGTCTTCAATTTCATAACAATTTCCGAACTCATGAATATATTTATCAACCAATATATTTAAAATTTTGCTCTCATCACAATATTTTTTGCTTTTACAGCTTTGAACTAATGTATTCATTATTTAAATTGTATAGTTGAGCATTAGACTCTCGGGTATAATCTTAGCTTGAACTTTGTTTAAGACTCATTAATCTAGCCGTCTAAGTCAGCATTACTTAAGTTAACTTCACTTACATTTACACATTTCAAATCAGCACCACATTTTGGACAAATACACTAATACAACTACCCTAAATTACTCTTAGGGGGTGGGTGGGGGGATTCTTATTAAGATGAAACTGTTAGTATAGCCTATAAGAGTTATATTATCAAAGTTCTCCACTCTTAACCTTGGCAATAAAAAGAGTATTATTAGTGCTATATTTTTCAGCTTTATTAATTAATGATATTGCCTTTTTAAGGTATTCTTTATCTTCTAATAATAAAGCTGCATACCCACATCGTAATGCAAAACGATAACTACTTTCAGCTTCAGAAGCAACTTGTGAAGCTGTTGGTACGCTACCAGTCCATCTACTGGGTTGACCATTATCATGGTTACTTTTTGTTTCAACAGTCTCTTCAATTTGTGCGGGTGCTACTTCGTCACAGTTATAAATCATGAACTCGCGGTCAAACCAACTTTTAGACTTGATTGATTCACCTTTTTCCTGTACGAGTTCTGGGATAAAGCTAGGAAGTTGGGCGACAAGAGCCGCATACTCTTTTTCAATGGCGGCAAGTTTATCTTTTGCTTGGCTTTTCAGGTTATTGAGGTTTTCATCATTCACAAACGCATATTTATCAGCAAGTTTTATGACCTCCTCATATTGACCTTGGTCCATCATTTTGTTGGCAGAGTTAAGTATTTTCTGGCGTTCAGCATTGAATTTATCTGAAAGTTCTTGCTTTTTCCGCAGTTCTTGCTCTTCTTGTTGAATTTTTTGCTCACGTATAGTTTGCTCTTCCTTTGCTTCAGATTCTTGGGAACCAGCAGTCGTTCTCTGTGAATCACCAGATTCCTGCATCTGAGACTCTTGAGTGTTAGTAATTGCTATTTCCAAAGATGCATATACGCCAGTGGCTAGAAACGATAAAACGAGAATAACTAATTTTTTAGCAGTAGGCTGTTTGGTAAACAAATAACCTAAACCACCATATATCCCAAATAAAACACTTAATACTTCCGGCCAACCCACTCCTTTCCTTTCCTTTCCTTTGTCCAATTGAAAACTACGAGAAGCTTTACTATCCTCAGTATTAGAGTTTTCACTTAGCAAATCGGCTTTCATTTGTGAGAATTCTTCTTGTGTAATAGAACCCTCATCAAGCATCTGTTTTAGCTCTTTAATTTTATCGAACTTATTACCCATATTTGTGTTTCCTTCTATTGGACAATACTATTGATGAGCTTGTTATACCCAAACTAATCATATATTACTTCACTCAATGCTTCTTGAAGAACTTCATCACTGACCCCATGGTGCTTTAAAGTCTCAACTAAAGCCGAAACCGTATCATTCTCCAAACGTTCTAAGTCAGCACGCAACCCTTGACCAATGTAAGCACGAGCCAGAGGTTGATAACCTGAAAAGCCCAGAAGAGGGGCAACTCGCTTCAAATCTTCAACCACGTCTTCAGGGAGACGCATGGTAATTGTTGTCATCGATCGGTTTTTGTTGAGTCGTTTTTTTAAGGTTTCAATTTTCATCAGTTCAAGTTTTGCTTAGACTCTCCTTTGAAGATAAATTGACAACTTCTCTCTTACTCTCACTCTGTTGCTTTTGTAAGTCAGCAAAAATGGCTTTTAAGTCATGATTGAATGACCGAGAGTATTCTTCACGAATTTTATGAATTTCTTCTACAATTTCATCATGTAACATAATTAGCCTCCAAGTAGTTCATTAGGGGTACAAATAATTGGTAACTCGTAACTAAAATAAAAACTAATCTCTGCTAGTTTTTTCTGAATTTGAGCATTAGCAATATGCTTGCAATTCCATGTTAATAGATAATCCATTCGGTGAATAGTCGCTACTGCAATATGCAAAGCATCAACATCAGCTTTTGCAGGAAGATTGCTACGTTCTAAAAATTGTTCTGCTAAATCAAGTACAGATTGGTTTATTTCTAGTAAGGGAATACCATTCACCATTTCTAGTCGTCGAGAAGCTATTTCAGCATCTCCTTTTGCAACTTCATTAATAACAGCTTGAGAGATGTACAAATCAAAGAAACTACGACGAGTTTCCCACCATTCTCGCGTTATTTCAGCATTGGCAACTAAAATTAAATTCCGACTCGGACGAGTAGTGAGATAACCTAAAATACTGGTTTCAATATAAACCGTTTCACTCATATACAGAAAAATTTGTACAATTGAGTTTAGTTGCCTCTTTAGAACCAATATAAGTTTAGCATTGGTCAAGCATCTTCAGTAATCACTTCATTACCTCCCAAAACAAAAAATTTTGTGCTTCTCGCTAAAATACCAAAAAGGACGAACGTAGAGGAAAAGCAATGGCGCAAAGCGTGGCAATTTTGGATCGATCGCGCCCTCAAACTAATCATGTATCACTTCACTCAATGCTTCTTGGAGAATCTCATCACTGACCCCATGACGCTTCAAACTCTTAACCCAAGCCAAACTTGTTTTAAGATACTATTTATTAGGATTCAATAGCATCATTAGATGGTGGATGCCAACCGCCCTGAATCCACAGACGACGGGCTTTAACAATCGCCCCGTCATTATGCCGTTGGTCATTCAAATCTAGGCGATCGCAAGTTGCACGTCCAATTGAAGTTTTGCCCCGAATGACTAGACCACCTTTCTCCCAAACAAAATGCTCATTCCACTGATGCAGTCGTGGGTTAAACAACTGAGTAGAAACTTTATATTCTGGATCAGTCCCTTCTGTGAAGTTGTAACGGTAGCTATTACATCGCTGACAAGCCAAAGCCAAATTTTCAAATGTATCTGCTCCTCCACAGGATCGCGGTTGGATGTGGTCAATTTCAAACCGTGCTGCACTGGCTTCTTCCGAGGAATGGCAGTATTCACACAGATACTTAGCCCGCTCTCGAACCTGCTGCCGAATATCTTTTGTAATCGCCATACCTACTCAGACTCAGCAATAATTTTTGCATTAAGCAGTGTGAAAATTCGATCGAGTTCCAAAATTCCAGCCAGTTCTACTGTTTCATCGGATGATAACTGTGACTCTCGCTGTTTCTCGTTCAGACTCTCTAGTCGCTCCTGTAAGTCTTCGCTAAGTTTGAATAAGAAAAGCCCTCGAACTGGCTTGATTTGAATGCCAGCATCAATAAAAGAGGAGGGTTGGATCATCAATTGTGCATTCATGGTTCACCTCAGAGACAATAATTATATTGATCGGTTTTTGTTGAGTCGTTTCTTTAAAATTTCAAGTTTCATCAGTTCAAGTTTTCCTTAGACTATCCTTTGAAGATAAATTGACAACTTCTCTCTTACTCTCACTCTGTTGTTTTTGCAAGTCAGCAAAAATGGCTTTTAAATCATGATTAAATGACCGAGAGTATTCTTCACGAATTTTATGAATTTCTTCTACAATTTCATCGTGTAACATAATTAGCCTCCAACTGGTTATTTAAATTCTCATCTGCCAAGAAGCGAATCATTTAAAACTACTGAGATTGATTACGCCTTGCCAGTAAGCGATCGCGCACTCCAATGGGATTAAACCGTTTTTCCGCCTCCTGCTGAATCTGAGTCGCCTCACGTTGACGTTGGGCAAGATAGGTATTGACTTCTTCCGTATGTCTCAGATAGTAGCCGATGACCAAGTAGATGTCTGAGAGTTGTAGAGAGGGATATTGTTGTGCAATTTCTTCTGCGGTGCATCCTTCTAGAAAGGCAGTGACAACTGTATCTAAAGTAATACGAGTTTTGGCAACCCGCACGACTCCATTACTATCTTGCTCGATCAGTGTCGGTTCTGCTGTAATCGTCAGAGTCATCTACAATTAATTCCCAAAGTTTTTTTTCATATCTTAGCAAAGAACTTTCCAGACCGCGCTTCTCGCTAAAATACCAAAAAGGACAAATGTAGAGGAAAAGCAATGGCGCAAAGCGTGGCAATTTTGGATCGATTATCGATTAGTGTATAGTATCATAATTTAAAATTCCTTCTTCTTCCTTCCTCCAATGTTGTAAATCTAGTCTTCCAACTTTCAGGATTTTATAGGCTATTCGTACACTATCCTCTAATCCCTGAAATGGATAATAATGGACATAAATTTCACCTTCCATCTGAACTTTCACATAATAGTGATCATTCACTTTAGTAACAAAGACTTTTGCTTGAGGAGATAGTAGGATTTTCATGGGTCAATTTGTCAATGTCAAGTTGTTATTTGGCATGATAATAGTTAAGGATCAATATTAAGGCAAGCTCATGTTAGAACAGTGGCAATTTTGGATCGATCGCGGCGGCACGTTTACTGATATCGTAGCCAAAGGGGAGGATGGAACCATTCTCACCCATAAACTCCTCTCCGAAAATCCCGACCATTACCAAGATGCAGCCATTCAAGGGATAAGAGACATATTAGGCTTAACCTCAGATCAACCCCTCCCCAGCGACAAAATTCAGGCGGTTAAAATGGGAACAACCGTCGCCACCAATGCCCTCTTAGAACACAAGGGAGAACGAGTGGTTCTTCTGATTAGCAAAGGCTTTCGCGACGCACTCCGCATTGGCTACCAAAATCGTCCCGATATCTTTGCTCGTGAAATAATCCTCCCAGAAATGGTTTATGAAAGCGTCATTGAAGTAGAAGAAAGGATTGATGCGAATGGCGAAATTATTACCCCTCTCAATGTTGAACAAGTCAAACAAGACCTGAAAACCGCTTATGATCAAGGGATTAGAAGTTGCGCCATTGTTTTAATGCACGGTTATCGTTACTCGCACCACGAAAACCAAATCGCCGATATAGCAAAACAGCTTAACTTTACCCAAATCTCCGTTTCTCATCAAGTCGCCCCCTTAATGAAACTCGTCAGTCGTGGAGATACCACCGTTGTTGATGCTTATCTTTCTCCCATTTTGCGCCGATATGTAGAACAAGTCGCCAACCAGTTAAACCTCAGCGAAGATAACGCCACCCAACTGCTGTTTATGCAGTCTAACGGCGGGTTAGTGGATGCTAAATTATTTCAAGGGAAAGATAGCATTTTATCCGGTCCTGCGGGGGGAATCGTCGGTGCGGTGAAAACCAGTCAAATTGCAGGGTATGATCAGATAATCAGCTTTGATATGGGGGGAACTTCTACTGATGTCGCCCATTATGCAGGGGAATACGAACGCAACCTGGAAACCGAAATTGCAGGAGTACGCCTGAAAACGCCCATGATGGCGATTCACACTGTCGCTGCGGGGGGTGGTTCAATTGTCGAGTTCGATGGATTACGATATCGCGTGGGACCAGCTTCGGCGGGTGCGTATCCAGGACCGGCTGCCTATGGAAACGGCGGACCCTTGACCATTACTGATTGTAATGTGAAAGTGGGAAAACTACAGCCCCAATTCTTTCCGCACGTCTTTGGGAAAAATCAAGATGAACCCTTGAATGTAGAAGCAGTAGAAGCGAAATTTCAGGAATTAACCGCAAAAATTAGGGATAATCGCCCCCCAGAAGCGGTTGCATCAGGTTTTCTCGCCATTGCGGTGGAAAAGATGGCAAATGCAATCAAGAAAATCTCCCTAGAAAAAGGCTATGATGTTTCTCAGTACACCCTTTGCTGTTTTGGCGGTGCGGGAGGACAACACGCTTGTCTCATCGCTGATGCGTTAGGGATGAAACGAGTGTTAATTCATCCCTATGCGGGTGTTTTATCGGCTTATGGCATTGGTTTAGCTGATATTCGGGTGTTACGAGAACAAACCGTTGAAGCCGAACTAACTTCTGATCTCGATTTAGATTCTATCTTCTCTCCTTTAATCGCAAGCGCACAACAAGAGTTATCACAGCAAGTCCCTCAATCTTGGGGAGATTTAGCCCCTCCGACCCCCCAATCTTGGGGGGAGAAGCAGCAGCAAGTAAGTCCCCCAGACTTGGGGGATTTAGGGGGCGCATCCCATCAAGCCCCCCCGACCCCCCAATCTTGGGGGGAGAAAAATCAGCAAGCCACTCCCCCAGACTTGGGGGATTTAGG
This window contains:
- a CDS encoding type II toxin-antitoxin system RelE/ParE family toxin, whose translation is MRCVFHPEALSEYAEAVQYYTEQKIEVAQSFINAIEDTVYRIRDSPTRYVAIDEDVRRCMARKFPYGVLYTIEQDYILILAVMHCSREPGYWKSRK
- a CDS encoding type II toxin-antitoxin system HicA family toxin, which gives rise to MASALPVLSGREVVRVFQSFGWEVVRQSGSHIILVKEGELATLSVPDHREVAKGTLRSLIRTSGLTVSEFVSEI
- a CDS encoding type II toxin-antitoxin system RelE family toxin; its protein translation is MSYQIEFSRRAEKNLKRLSRQDQKRISDKIDTLAQEPRPSGVEKLQGRGEDAYRIRVGMYRVLYEIRDRELVILGVAEKVHWLVK
- a CDS encoding DUF433 domain-containing protein codes for the protein MTLTITAEPTLIEQDSNGVVRVAKTRITLDTVVTAFLEGCTAEEIAQQYPSLQLSDIYLVIGYYLRHTEEVNTYLAQRQREATQIQQEAEKRFNPIGVRDRLLARRNQSQ
- a CDS encoding type II toxin-antitoxin system VapC family toxin produces the protein MSETVYIETSILGYLTTRPSRNLILVANAEITREWWETRRSFFDLYISQAVINEVAKGDAEIASRRLEMVNGIPLLEINQSVLDLAEQFLERSNLPAKADVDALHIAVATIHRMDYLLTWNCKHIANAQIQKKLAEISFYFSYELPIICTPNELLGG
- a CDS encoding type II toxin-antitoxin system HicB family antitoxin; translated protein: MKFNVTLDRDEDGIWIVECPSIPGCVSQGNTKEEALENIQDAIAACLQVRAERGFPLTIETQQVEVIA
- a CDS encoding type II toxin-antitoxin system HicB family antitoxin, whose protein sequence is MNYKIEIEQEEDGRYIAEIVELPGVLVYGNSQEEAILKVQALALRVLADQLEESELVENNLSLSFVTI
- a CDS encoding type II toxin-antitoxin system HicA family toxin, with translation MPKSFTPELKKRLKEAGCYFERSGKGDHEIWYSPITKCHFVVDQSIKSRHTANGVLKQAGLPKAF
- a CDS encoding type II toxin-antitoxin system HicA family toxin, coding for MSKWSSTKAKRVLKALKKIGWKLKRQTGSHKILERSGWNDVVFAFHDGEEIGPKMLARIAKLTGLTPDDL
- a CDS encoding HNH endonuclease, which encodes MAITKDIRQQVRERAKYLCEYCHSSEEASAARFEIDHIQPRSCGGADTFENLALACQRCNSYRYNFTEGTDPEYKVSTQLFNPRLHQWNEHFVWEKGGLVIRGKTSIGRATCDRLDLNDQRHNDGAIVKARRLWIQGGWHPPSNDAIES
- a CDS encoding DUF1902 domain-containing protein, producing MSQLKYEVSAFWDKKAQVWVAESESVPGLATEAETLEALTQKLRTLVPELLQLNRIIEDTSAREIEIEITSHRQETIQLAT
- a CDS encoding addiction module protein, which gives rise to MRSIEQLTEEILSLPSESRALLADKLVESLEFDTDSVIQAVWVTEAKRRQDEVRDGSVQPIPGEDALAQVRRLIEP
- a CDS encoding SHOCT domain-containing protein, which produces MGNKFDKIKELKQMLDEGSITQEEFSQMKADLLSENSNTEDSKASRSFQLDKGKERKGVGWPEVLSVLFGIYGGLGYLFTKQPTAKKLVILVLSFLATGVYASLEIAITNTQESQMQESGDSQRTTAGSQESEAKEEQTIREQKIQQEEQELRKKQELSDKFNAERQKILNSANKMMDQGQYEEVIKLADKYAFVNDENLNNLKSQAKDKLAAIEKEYAALVAQLPSFIPELVQEKGESIKSKSWFDREFMIYNCDEVAPAQIEETVETKSNHDNGQPSRWTGSVPTASQVASEAESSYRFALRCGYAALLLEDKEYLKKAISLINKAEKYSTNNTLFIAKVKSGEL
- a CDS encoding type II toxin-antitoxin system PemK/MazF family toxin yields the protein MSSPARGEVWLVDLGYVAKVRPCLVISIPALMEDRALATLVPHTTSPRNSRFEVTVKVRFLKLGAFDVQNLITIPHAKLIRKLGELDSKQLSLVEDTLLFWLEFKEMDSKEENT